The following coding sequences lie in one Cydia strobilella chromosome 16, ilCydStro3.1, whole genome shotgun sequence genomic window:
- the LOC134748650 gene encoding TRAF3-interacting protein 1: MEKELDPSIIKSTQTSLGKYVKRPPLSDKLLKKPPFRFLHDIITTVLKTTGFFEGLFEEDELVSDNVKDRESKILFLNKVISVVGLANGKPLLVKPSKVVAGQEPDKTNELLQCLAQVLDKKISSDEAVRKYKEGAKLAQTVDIKAKEPAKAVKKSTESNKLTSRSNEKLTNQKKEKRDGSLVKNGTKEKVSKSKDRESTIKQESPPKISTQKPKVISKKASVENVNQQPDINTQPNKKLSKASSKDLIKSLDNKDEDQEKNRKESETVKLQPQSQAPQEPEPEELVKEKLDTSYTIADTDLNSSSSQDLLETRNKFAENQENNLKAPYFPDPLTTEEDHRDTQVQNEEKVNENLQEKKELSVNKIQNNIKKIRQDSVETTEKDNENRVTSANKNSIVPSQPVRAKSVRPSSSRPGAPRLRDKHSGTAQASDNLLVGKVNIITENAPNEEEEDSSIIIVDQPQSYNASAEQPDQLALNQHGHLVQQILDSQKEFSQVSGKTEIEWQFGAQKAREASNQEIEQVKFNIQAVSRAANPLGKLLDHIQEDVEVMRQELQQWTRTYDETSKELSKQKAANDDSLLPLHTKIKNLDADIKEKQDKIDDLKIVIHKNSSRIEKLLANGSVQ; this comes from the exons ATGGAAAAGGAACTGGATCCAAGTATAATCAAATCCACTCAAACAAGTCTTGGAAAGTACGTGAAACGCCCACCGTTGAGTGATAAGTTATTAAAGAAACCTCCGTTTAGATTCTTACATGATATTATAACGACG GTTTTGAAGACTACTGGATTTTTCGAAGGTCTATTTGAAGAAGATGAACTGGTTTCCGATAATGTTAAGGATAGAGAgagtaaaatattgtttcttaataaagttATATCGGTGGTTG GTTTAGCCAATGGCAAACCATTATTGGTAAAGCCATCCAAAGTAGTTGCAGGGCAGGAACCTGATAAAACAAATGAGCTGCTTCAATGTTTGGCTCAAGTTCTTGACAAAAAAATATCCTCTGATGAAGCTGTAAGAAAATATAAGGAGGGTGCTAAACTGGCACAAACAGTGGATATCAAAGCTAAGGAACCTGCAAAAGCTGTTAAGAAAAGTACAGAATCAAATAAACTAACGTCAAGAAGTAATGAAAAATTGACTAATCAGAAGAAAGAGAAAAGGGATGGGTCTTTGGTCAAAAATGGGACGAAAGAAAAAGTAAGCAAATCAAAAGACAGAGAAAGTACGATCAAGCAAGAATCACCTCCAAAAATATCAACACAAAAACCAAAAGTAATAAGCAAAAAGGCTTCAGTTGAAAATGTAAATCAGCAGCCTGATATTAATACCCAGCCTAACAAGAAACTGTCGAAAGCATCTAGTaaagatttaattaaatcattAGATAATAAAGATGAAGACCAGGAAAAAAATCGAAAGGAGTCAGAAACTGTTAAATTACAACCACAGTCCCAAGCACCACAAGAACCTGAGCCAGAAGAACTAGTAAAAGAGAAGCTTGATACTTCTTACACAATTGCAGACACAGACTTAAATTCTTCATCATCTCAAGATTTATTAGAAACACGAAATAAATTTGCAGAAAACCAGGAAAATAATCTTAAAGCTCCTTATTTCCCTGACCCATTAACTACTGAAGAAGACCATAGGGACACACAAGTACAAAACGAAGAAAAAGTAAATGAAAATTTGCAGGAGAAAAAAGAATTAAGCGTGAACAAAATacagaataacataaaaaaaattcgaCAGGACAGTGTGGAGACTACAGAAAAGGATAACGAAAATAGAGTTACTTCAGCAAATAAGAATTCAATAGTGCCTAGTCAGCCAGTCAGGGCAAAGAGTGTGAGGCCTTCATCATCAAGGCCTGGTGCGCCGCGGTTGAGGGACAAACATAGTGGAACAGCACAAGCTTCTGATAATCTACTTGTGGGTAAAGTAAACATCATCACTGAAAACGCGCCCAATGAAGAG GAGGAAGACTCAAGCATCATTATTGTAGATCAACCACAATCCTATAATGCATCTGCAGAGCAACCAGACCAGCTGGCATTAAATCAACATGGTCACTTAGTTCAACAGATTTTGGATTCACAAAAAGAGTTTTCTCAAGTCTCTGGCAAAACCGAGATT GAGTGGCAATTTGGAGCCCAAAAGGCGCGAGAAGCATCAAATCAGGAGATAGAGCAAGTCAAATTTAACATTCAAGCTGTTTCGCGCGCTGCGAATCCACTAGGAAAGCTTCTTGACCACATCCAGGAGGACGTAGAGGTGATGCGTCAAGAACTGCAGCAATGGACAAGAACTTATGATGAAACGTCTAAAGAACTATCCAAGCAGAAGGC AGCTAATGATGATTCTTTGCTACCCCtacatacaaaaattaaaaacctagaTGCAgacataaaagaaaaacaagacAAAATAGATGATCTAAAGATCGTTATACATAAAAATTCGTCTAGAATTGAAAAGCTACTAGCAAATGGGAGTGTGcaataa
- the LOC134748332 gene encoding protein suppressor of hairy wing-like, whose protein sequence is MPPGKKTGRPPGSKNKVPFKNKCNYCSLVLKCRSDMLKHLRVCSKKKLSKLKDLDPKKAVYSCTQCTKKFRFENSYTKHLLMEHSKLRTAVDCKQCNVRCPNHRALKEHIANVHEREIFECEHCKKQFVRRAHVLRHIAQKGCDGSGVKMFPCEICNASFTRKDNLIVHLRLQHINKNNYHCKHCTYHTKNFSKLIIHTQKNHSEPKNCFECDHCSKVTSSRAAMAKHLEIHGEKKYECDVCGYATYTIEVIRRHVLVHVEDKPYKCAICNQSYIQRSQLQRHLVKHTGNMCGKCGGTFSSKAGLIIHQREHLGLDKLLCPYDACSYSKKEFSSEASLTNHVKTHLDEKPFQCAVCKKRFHNEINQRRHVMTHQLDRPRRCMYCVNARAYVRGEQLVKHVRKCHPDLFRAHLQHVRRVLGTSDKIDRVKKSEMDSILNVLDAESERILQGYGEGVLYGGVQDVEPDDIDVPLKIEKTENPLMSEGELAESLKKLLTQLIDMEKLECFGWPDESVDVVLEKVIEQCGARAADRSRWTRVQRLRENTKQLFLYVIEDANIARMLDTHTIDQIVKHILTQVADTDAAEI, encoded by the exons ATGCCACCAGGTAAAAAAACGGGAAGACCTCCGGGCTCTAAGAATAAGGttccttttaaaaataaatgcaatTACTGTTCCCTTGTATTGAAGTGCAGGAGTGATATGTTGAAACATTTACGTGTATGCAGTAAGAAGAAGCTATCTAAACTTAAGGATCTTGATCCCAAAAAG GCCGTGTACAGCTGCACACAATGCACCAAGAAGTTCAGATTTGAGAATAGTTACACCAAACATCTTTTGATGGAGCATTCCAAGCTCCGAACGGCAGTGGACTGCAAGCAGTGCAATGTCCGCTGCCCAAACCACCGCGCCCTTAAAGAGCACATTGCAAATGTGCATGAGCGGGAGATATTTGAGTGTGAGCATTGCAAGAAGCAGTTTGTCAGACGGGCCCATGTATTACGCCACATTGCTCAAAAAGGCTGTGATGGATCGGGAGTTAAAATGTTCCCTTGTGAA atttgcAATGCCTCATTCACACGCAAGGACAACTTGATAGTTCACCTCCGATTGCAGCACATCAACAAGAACAATTACCATTGCAAACACTGCACCTACCACACCAAGAACTTCTCCAAGCTGATCATTCACACCCAGAAGAATCACTCAG AACCAAAAAACTGTTTTGAGTGTGATCACTGTAGCAAAGTGACCAGCTCTAGAGCTGCTATGGCCAAGCATTTAGAAATCCatggagaaaaaaaatatgaatgtgATGTG TGTGGCTACGCAACTTACACGATAGAGGTGATCCGTCGTCACGTGCTCGTGCACGTCGAGGACAAGCCGTACAAGTGCGCGATCTGCAACCAGTCGTACATCCAGCGCTCGCAGTTGCAGCGCCACCTGGTGAAGCACACCGGCAACATGTGCGGCAAGTGCGGGGGCACCTTCAGCTCCAAAGCCGG CTTGATAATCCACCAGCGCGAGCACCTGGGACTGGATAAGCTGTTGTGCCCATACGATGCCTGTTCGTACTCCAAGAAGGAATTCAGCAGTGAAGCGAGCCTCACCAATCATGTGAAGACTCATTTAGATGAGAAAC CGTTCCAATGCGCCGTGTGCAAGAAGCGCTTCCACAACGAGATCAACCAGCGGCGGCACGTGATGACGCACCAGCTGGACCGGCCGCGGCGCTGCATGTACTGCGTGAACGCGCGCGCCTACGTGCGCGGCGAGCAGCTCGTCAAGCACGTGCGCAAGTGCCACCCCGACCTGTTCCGCGCGCACCTGCAGCACGTGCGCCGCGTGCTG GGCACAAGCGACAAGATCGACCGTGTGAAGAAATCAGAGATGGACTCGATCCTAAACGTGCTGGACGCGGAGTCGGAGCGCATCCTGCAGGGCTACGGCGAGGGCGTGCTGTACGGCGGCGTGCAAGACGTGGAGCCCGACGACATAGACGTGCCGCTCAAG atTGAAAAGACTGAGAATCCTTTGATGTCGGAGGGGGAGCTAGCCGAGAGCCTGAAGAAGTTGCTGACGCAGCTCATCGACATGGAGAAGCTCGAGTGCTTCGGCTGGCCCGACGAGAGCGTCGACGTG GTCCTAGAAAAGGTGATAGAGCAatgcggcgcgcgcgccgccgaccGGTCGCGCTGGACGCGCGTGCAGCGCCTGCGCGAGAACACCAAGCAGCTGTTCCTCTACGTCATCGAGGACGCCAACATCGCGCGCATGCTCGACACGCACACCATCGACCAGATCGTCAAGCACATCCTCACGCAGGTCGCCGACACCGACGCCGCCGAAATATAG
- the LOC134748314 gene encoding 3'(2'),5'-bisphosphate nucleotidase 1 isoform X1, with amino-acid sequence MSVSAPLIVRLLASSVSVAGRAGKIVRDVMSKGELGIVEKGKDDYQTEADRSAEKCIVASLSKQYPKASIIGEEDSSVEEGEVSPDWIVVDADKEVLGLECPASLKGVKEEDIVVWVDPLDGTSEYTQGALMLKRDPWERWKMYLSHPFISMKWYLSLLHSNFGFLEHVTVLIGISVNEKPVAGVIHQPFFKNQTGGEVKMGRTIWGLSEIGVGGFTPAPPPGSLIITTTRSHSNPVVEKALQVMNAAQVLRVGGAGYKVLQLLEGQASVYVFASPGCKKWDTCAPEAVLSAAGGKLTDILGNFYKYGASASKPNKTGVLAAVNDELHSYALNRIPQELKDTLANK; translated from the exons ATGTCCGTCAGCGCTCCTCTTATTGTAAGGTTATTAGCTTCTTCGGTGTCAGTTGCTGGCAGAGCTGGGAAAATAGTGAGAGATGTGATGAGCAAAGGAGAGTTGGGCATTGTTGAAAAG GGAAAGGATGACTATCAGACGGAAGCAGATAGGTCTGCAGAGAAGTGTATTGTTGCATCCCTCTCCAAACAGTATCCAAAAGCAAGCATTATTGGAGAGGAAGATAGCTCAGTGGAAGAG GGTGAGGTGTCACCAGACTGGATAGTGGTTGATGCAGACAAAGAGGTGTTGGGTCTGGAGTGCCCTGCTAGCCTCAAAGGGGTCAAGGAGGAGGACATAGTTGTGTGGGTTGATCCCCTTGATGGAACTTCCGAGTACACTCAAG GTGCCCTAATGTTGAAGAGGGATCCTTGGGAAAGATGGAAAATGTATTTGAGCCACCCTTTTATCAGTATGAAGTGGTACTTAAGTCTACTTCATTCAAAttttg GATTCTTGGAACATGTGACAGTTCTTATTGGAATCTCTGTGAATGAGAAACCAGTAGCTGGAGTGATTCACCAGCCATTTTTCAAAAATCAAACCGGAGGGGAGGTTAAAATGGGTAGAACTATCTGGGGGCTGTCCGAGATAGGTGTTGGAGGGTTCACGCCGGCGCCGCCTCCAGGGTCCTTGATCATCACCACAACTAGAAGCCATTCTAATCCTGTGGTTGAAAAGGCATTACAGGTCATGAATGCTGCTCAGGTTCTAAGGGTTGGAGGTGCAGGATACAAG gtgtTACAACTGTTGGAAGGCCAAGCGTCAGTATACGTATTCGCCAGCCCAGGATGCAAGAAGTGGGACACATGCGCCCCCGAAGCAGTATTGTCAGCGGCCGGGGGCAAGCTCACAGATATCTTAGGGAACTTCTACAAGTACGGCGCCTCGGCATCTAAGCCGAACAAGACCGGGGTCTTAGCTGCCGTCAACGATGAATTGCACAGCTACGCCCTGAACAGGATACCACAGGAACTGAAAGATACTCTTGCCAACAAATAG
- the LOC134748314 gene encoding 3'(2'),5'-bisphosphate nucleotidase 1 isoform X2 yields MSVSAPLIVRLLASSVSVAGRAGKIVRDVMSKGELGIVEKGKDDYQTEADRSAEKCIVASLSKQYPKASIIGEEDSSVEEGEVSPDWIVVDADKEVLGLECPASLKGVKEEDIVVWVDPLDGTSEYTQGFLEHVTVLIGISVNEKPVAGVIHQPFFKNQTGGEVKMGRTIWGLSEIGVGGFTPAPPPGSLIITTTRSHSNPVVEKALQVMNAAQVLRVGGAGYKVLQLLEGQASVYVFASPGCKKWDTCAPEAVLSAAGGKLTDILGNFYKYGASASKPNKTGVLAAVNDELHSYALNRIPQELKDTLANK; encoded by the exons ATGTCCGTCAGCGCTCCTCTTATTGTAAGGTTATTAGCTTCTTCGGTGTCAGTTGCTGGCAGAGCTGGGAAAATAGTGAGAGATGTGATGAGCAAAGGAGAGTTGGGCATTGTTGAAAAG GGAAAGGATGACTATCAGACGGAAGCAGATAGGTCTGCAGAGAAGTGTATTGTTGCATCCCTCTCCAAACAGTATCCAAAAGCAAGCATTATTGGAGAGGAAGATAGCTCAGTGGAAGAG GGTGAGGTGTCACCAGACTGGATAGTGGTTGATGCAGACAAAGAGGTGTTGGGTCTGGAGTGCCCTGCTAGCCTCAAAGGGGTCAAGGAGGAGGACATAGTTGTGTGGGTTGATCCCCTTGATGGAACTTCCGAGTACACTCAAG GATTCTTGGAACATGTGACAGTTCTTATTGGAATCTCTGTGAATGAGAAACCAGTAGCTGGAGTGATTCACCAGCCATTTTTCAAAAATCAAACCGGAGGGGAGGTTAAAATGGGTAGAACTATCTGGGGGCTGTCCGAGATAGGTGTTGGAGGGTTCACGCCGGCGCCGCCTCCAGGGTCCTTGATCATCACCACAACTAGAAGCCATTCTAATCCTGTGGTTGAAAAGGCATTACAGGTCATGAATGCTGCTCAGGTTCTAAGGGTTGGAGGTGCAGGATACAAG gtgtTACAACTGTTGGAAGGCCAAGCGTCAGTATACGTATTCGCCAGCCCAGGATGCAAGAAGTGGGACACATGCGCCCCCGAAGCAGTATTGTCAGCGGCCGGGGGCAAGCTCACAGATATCTTAGGGAACTTCTACAAGTACGGCGCCTCGGCATCTAAGCCGAACAAGACCGGGGTCTTAGCTGCCGTCAACGATGAATTGCACAGCTACGCCCTGAACAGGATACCACAGGAACTGAAAGATACTCTTGCCAACAAATAG